The Deltaproteobacteria bacterium genome contains the following window.
ACGGAGACGCGACCAGCCGCCTCACCCACAATCTCCACCAGTCGCGTAAGCGCCAGCTGCATCACCCGGTTGCGCCCCAGTTCCTCCCGGCTCGCATCGCCAAGAAGCTCGACGGCTTCGACGGCATGGCTGAGCATGTCCCTCATGCTCACCATGTCGTCACGCATGCTCATACTGCACCTCTGCCGTCTTCAGGACGTCGTTCCTGAAACAGGGGTTCAGGCCCTTGACCGTATGCATCTGTGCCTTGTGCCCCAGGATTTGCCCGAGCTCGATTTCCATGCCCGCCAGGGTTATCAAGCCCACCCTCGTGCCCGGCTCGAACTCGACCAGCACGTCCACGTCGCTTTCCGGGCCGAAATCGGCACGGAGCACGGAGCCGAAAAAGGAAAGCTTTCTGATGTGATGCCTCCGGCAAAACTCCGCTATCTTCTCCTGTGGGACGTCTATTTTTATCTCCTTGTCCATCATGTCCAA
Protein-coding sequences here:
- a CDS encoding DUF86 domain-containing protein, which encodes MSMRDDMVSMRDMLSHAVEAVELLGDASREELGRNRVMQLALTRLVEIVGEAAGRVSVKTRETRDEVPWPQIIGMRNWLAHGYDVIDLDLLWDTITSDLPPLIDALKKILKEA
- a CDS encoding nucleotidyltransferase, with translation MDKEIKIDVPQEKIAEFCRRHHIRKLSFFGSVLRADFGPESDVDVLVEFEPGTRVGLITLAGMEIELGQILGHKAQMHTVKGLNPCFRNDVLKTAEVQYEHA